The following DNA comes from Paenibacillus crassostreae.
ATCCAGATGCTTGATGTTTGAAGAACCACCGAAGGCTTCCAGTATGTTCTGTGGAAGTTCTTCGACTGTTCCTTTTGAAGGACCAGTATCATCATCCGTGCTATCCTCACGGCCCGGTGTTTTCAAATTGAATTTCCGTATTATATAACGGAATCCGAAATAGTAAATGACCGCTAAAATCAAACCAACAACAATGACTAGCCACCACGATGTTCGGTTCGGTATAATACCGAAAATTAGAAAGTCGATAAAACCACCAGAGAATGTCATCCCGATCTTAACATTCAATATTTGCATTGTCATGAAAGAAAGACCTGCAAAGATTGCATGAACTCCGAATAACACTGGAGCAACAAATAAGAATGAGAATTCAAGGGGTTCTGTTATCCCTGTTAGGAAAGAGGTCAATGCCGCAGATCCCATAATACCAGCTACTAATTTCTTATGTTCTGGTCTAGCTTCATGATATATAGCAAGTGCAGCTGCTGGAAGACCGAACATCATGAACGGGAACTTCCCAACTTGGAATGTACCTGCTGTCAATTCTACACCATCTCGTAACTGATTGAAAAAGATACTCTGATCTCCTCTAATAAGAACTCCCGCTTGGTTAACATATTCTCCAAATTCAAACCAAAATGGCGAATAGAAAATATGATGCAATCCAAATGGAATAAGAGAACGTTCAATCACTCCGAAAATAAATGCCGCGAATGTTGGGTTGGAATCCACCATAAAGTGAGAAACTGAGTTTAATCCGGTTTGAATCGGTGGCCACACAACCACTAGAATAAGACCTACGATTAATGATGCGACAGATGTCGCGATCGGTACAAATCGTTTTCCTGCAAAGAAACCTAAGTAGGAAGGTAACTCGATTTTGAAGAATCTATTGTACATAGCCGCGGCCACAATACCTATGACAATCCCTCCGAATACCCCTGTACTTAATGTGGGAATCCCCAGTACGTTGGAATAACCTGCAACTGTCCCTACCATAGCTGGAGTTACGCCAACTGCAGTTCCTAAAGTTACATTCATAACTAAGTAACCAATAATCGCTGCGAGACCTGCTACGCCTTCCCCGCCTGCCAAACCAATGGCAACCCCAACTGCAAATAGCAACGCCAAATTATCAAAGACGATTTGACCGGCATTCATCATAATCGTTGCGACCGATTCCACCCAAGCAGTATCCAACGCTGTCGCAAATTTCAAAAAGTCAGGATTGATTAACATATTACCGATCCCTAACAGAAGGCCTGCTGCTGGAAGAATAGCAACTGGTAGCATCAAAGCCTTACCTACTCTTTGTAAAACACCAAAAAGTTTTTTAAACATCTTCCCTACACTTCCTCTCAATTATTTGAGTAAAGCAAAAAGGCACGAGTTATGTTGCAGTACTTTTATTTGCCCTCTAAGTTAAGGTTAGATTACCCAAACTAAGTAGAGAACAATCAAAATACTGAAATTAACTCATGCCTGATCGAATCAGTTACACGTAAATTATATTCACCTGTAGAACTACGAATTGTATCTTATCAGATTATTTATTACTTTACAACCTGAAATTATTCTTTATTATCGAATTTGAGCATTTCTTTTCTCATCAGCCCTTTGAAGATGTACCGTTAGATAACTCACCTCGGAGGGGGAAACAGGCATACGTAATCTTTGCTCCATGATTTTGGTCATTTTCCAAGCCAACGAGTATAACTCTGGATACTCTTGATATAGTAATTTATCCAGGGAACCTACATCTTGATCTATATGACCACTACGAACTCGTTCAATAGCAAAGCGTAAATGCGTAAGAAGTCTTGAATAATCCAATGAATCACGTGGGATTGTATATTCCATACTTTCTTCTACAACCTGAACTAAATCAGCTACTAGTTGAGAATGCTGCTTCACCTCAGTAATATGCTGGTCTGTAAGAGCACTATGGATATGCAATGCCACAAAGCCAACTTCATCATCTTCAAGATCTACATCAAATCTCTTACGAATTAAATCAACCACATATTCCGCCATACGATACTCATCAGGGTACATTTCTTTAGTTTCGAATAAAAACGGATAGTGGATCGCAATTCCTTGCTCAGAACGTTTAATAGCAAATGAGATATGATCTGTTAATGCAATCTGAATATGTTCATTCAGAGGAACTTTGCTGTGCTCCATAATATATAGAATACCTTCATTGACTACTTCAATGAGGTTCTCAGCTATTTGTGGAATTAATTGTTTATATTGCTCTTGTTCTTGCTGGTTGGTTAAGATAAACATTTTTTCAGCGATAGTCAACGCCAAGTCGTCACCTGACTTACGATTGAAACCTATCCCTTTACCTATAACTACAACTTCCCTATACTTCGGATGATCAGCAATTATTACATTATTATTCAATACCTTAGATACTTGAATACTGCTCATATTTGCACCTCATTTATATGCCCTTAAAATAATAAATTCTATCAAAAAGAGGCCCTTATGTCCATACAATTATGATTATAATAATTACCAAAAAAACAGAGCTCCAGTAGCCAGTCCGGAGCTTCAGTTCAATACTTATATCTACGATTGAATCAATTACATAATTACGCAAACCTATTTATCTAATGGTTCTACCGTAACGGAAGGCAACAACTCAGGTTCTGATGCGATTGGTTGTGAGATTGATTTCTTTTGAGTGAACCCTTTGATCAGATTCTCGATATCCAAACCAGATACATTTTTTAACATCGTAGGTGCAGTAGCCATTAATTCAGTTACATAATTACTAACCCGTGCCGCACCTTCACCTTTACCTGTATCTACAACGGTTAGCGTATCGATTGATGCAAGTGGTTGTGCAATCTTACCTGCCAATTCAGGCAACATCTTCGTAACCAGATCGAGTATTGCTGCTTCCCCATACTTTTGGAATGCATCGGCTAGCTTTTCCTTCGCTTCTGCTTCAGCTAATCCTCGTAAACGGATAACATCTGCATCAGCTGTACCTATCGCACGTTCCGAATCAGCCATCGCCTCACCTTCCAGTCTCTTCTGCGTAGCGGACGCTTTGGCTTGCGTTTCGATGGAATACTGCAATGCATCCGCTTCTAACATTCTGCGTGCCTTATCTGCTTCTGCCCCAATCTCAACGGAATAGCGATCAGCGTCCGCCTTCTTCTTCACATCAGCATCATATTGCATTTGGCGAACTAGAATTTCTTTTTCCTGTAAATCAACTTCACGATTCTTCCGAACCAGTTCTACTTGCATTTGTTCTTCCACCATAATCTGTTTAGCACGTGCTTCTTGAATATGGTAGGCTTGATCCGCATCAGCTTTGGCAGTATCCTGCTCCTTCTTAAAGGATGCCACTTTCAATTCTTTCTCTTTGGACGCTTCGGCAATATTAGTATCTCTCAATAATTCTGCCTTCTGACCTTGTTCTTCTGCATTAGCCTTCTGAATACGAGCATCACGAACTGCATCAGCTTCAGCAATTTCTGCATCACGCTTTACCGTAGCAATACGCGGT
Coding sequences within:
- the glcT gene encoding glucose PTS transporter transcription antiterminator GlcT; amino-acid sequence: MSSIQVSKVLNNNVIIADHPKYREVVVIGKGIGFNRKSGDDLALTIAEKMFILTNQQEQEQYKQLIPQIAENLIEVVNEGILYIMEHSKVPLNEHIQIALTDHISFAIKRSEQGIAIHYPFLFETKEMYPDEYRMAEYVVDLIRKRFDVDLEDDEVGFVALHIHSALTDQHITEVKQHSQLVADLVQVVEESMEYTIPRDSLDYSRLLTHLRFAIERVRSGHIDQDVGSLDKLLYQEYPELYSLAWKMTKIMEQRLRMPVSPSEVSYLTVHLQRADEKRNAQIR
- the ptsG gene encoding glucose-specific PTS transporter subunit IIBC, with the protein product MFKKLFGVLQRVGKALMLPVAILPAAGLLLGIGNMLINPDFLKFATALDTAWVESVATIMMNAGQIVFDNLALLFAVGVAIGLAGGEGVAGLAAIIGYLVMNVTLGTAVGVTPAMVGTVAGYSNVLGIPTLSTGVFGGIVIGIVAAAMYNRFFKIELPSYLGFFAGKRFVPIATSVASLIVGLILVVVWPPIQTGLNSVSHFMVDSNPTFAAFIFGVIERSLIPFGLHHIFYSPFWFEFGEYVNQAGVLIRGDQSIFFNQLRDGVELTAGTFQVGKFPFMMFGLPAAALAIYHEARPEHKKLVAGIMGSAALTSFLTGITEPLEFSFLFVAPVLFGVHAIFAGLSFMTMQILNVKIGMTFSGGFIDFLIFGIIPNRTSWWLVIVVGLILAVIYYFGFRYIIRKFNLKTPGREDSTDDDTGPSKGTVEELPQNILEAFGGSSNIKHLDACITRLRIEVKDKSGVNKDRLKQLGAAGVLEVGNNVQAIFGTRSDTIKTQMQDIMAGRTPVIEVSKPTPNEEKAAGEEGNAIVVEDIVMPANGELMDISNVPDAVFSQKMTGDGFAFIPHDGKICSPVYGKVFNVFPSKHAIGIMSDGGKEVLVHIGVNTVKLKGNGFTVLVAEGDLVSAGQPIMEVDLAYVKENAKSIISPIIFSNLPEGASVTLNKTGVLKAGEGNIITINK
- a CDS encoding flotillin family protein, which encodes MPDYLIIPAVVIGVIIVLGLAFWARYRTVGPDEAMIVTGSFLGSKNISEEDGRRIKIIRGGGAFILPVFQQSQFISLLSHKLDVSTPEVYTEQGVPVMADGVAIIKVGGSIEDVVTASEQFIGKPVEALRSEAQEVLEGHLRAILGMMTVEEVYKNRDKFAQEVQGVAARDLKKMGLQIVSFTIKDLRDKHGYLEALGKPRIATVKRDAEIAEADAVRDARIQKANAEEQGQKAELLRDTNIAEASKEKELKVASFKKEQDTAKADADQAYHIQEARAKQIMVEEQMQVELVRKNREVDLQEKEILVRQMQYDADVKKKADADRYSVEIGAEADKARRMLEADALQYSIETQAKASATQKRLEGEAMADSERAIGTADADVIRLRGLAEAEAKEKLADAFQKYGEAAILDLVTKMLPELAGKIAQPLASIDTLTVVDTGKGEGAARVSNYVTELMATAPTMLKNVSGLDIENLIKGFTQKKSISQPIASEPELLPSVTVEPLDK